Proteins co-encoded in one Natrarchaeobius halalkaliphilus genomic window:
- a CDS encoding phosphoglycerate kinase, which yields MPTFTTIDDLEPAQRLLVRIDVNAPIEDGTAQDNRRFARHAETISELLEDGHALALLAHQGRPGRDTFVSLESHADVLSAHLDREVAFVSDTFGEEALEAIRDLEPGDVLLLENSRMCEGELPEEEPAVKAETELVRTLAPEFDAYVNDAYSAAHRSHASLVGFPLVMDAHAGRVMETEYTANSAIRDREFDGTVTMVLGGTKAEDLIPVIEQVDDTVDRFCLGGIVGELFLRADGHDVGYDVDGTEFFDHQWADHRETIERVRSEYGDRLLLASDLAAESDAGERTEAAVENIEKETSYLDVGSETARRYADLVRESDAVFVKGALGVFEDERFADGTVSVLSAIAETDCFSVVGGGDTSRAIGMYDLEEKDFSHVSVAGGAYVRALTGDSLVGIDVLERR from the coding sequence ATGCCCACGTTCACCACTATCGACGACCTCGAGCCGGCCCAGCGGCTGCTCGTTCGCATCGACGTCAACGCACCCATCGAGGACGGAACCGCACAGGACAACCGCCGGTTCGCCCGCCACGCGGAGACGATCTCGGAGCTGCTCGAAGACGGCCACGCCCTCGCCCTGCTCGCCCACCAGGGCCGGCCGGGGCGGGATACGTTCGTCTCGCTCGAGAGCCACGCCGACGTGCTCTCGGCGCACCTCGACCGCGAGGTCGCCTTCGTTTCCGACACCTTCGGTGAGGAGGCCCTCGAGGCGATTCGTGACCTCGAACCGGGCGACGTTCTCCTCCTCGAGAACAGCCGAATGTGCGAGGGGGAACTGCCCGAAGAGGAGCCAGCGGTCAAAGCCGAAACGGAGCTCGTCCGGACGCTCGCGCCCGAGTTCGACGCCTACGTCAACGACGCCTATTCGGCGGCCCACCGATCACACGCTTCACTCGTCGGCTTTCCGCTCGTCATGGACGCCCACGCGGGTCGCGTGATGGAAACGGAGTACACCGCCAACTCCGCGATTCGAGACCGGGAGTTCGACGGCACCGTCACCATGGTACTCGGCGGAACGAAAGCCGAGGACCTCATCCCGGTCATCGAGCAGGTCGACGACACCGTGGATCGGTTCTGTCTCGGCGGTATCGTCGGTGAACTCTTTTTGCGTGCTGACGGCCACGACGTCGGTTACGACGTCGACGGCACCGAGTTCTTCGACCATCAGTGGGCGGACCATCGCGAGACCATCGAGCGCGTCCGCTCGGAGTACGGCGATCGACTCCTGCTCGCGAGCGATCTCGCCGCCGAGAGCGACGCGGGCGAGCGCACCGAAGCTGCCGTCGAGAACATCGAGAAAGAGACCTCCTATCTCGACGTCGGTTCCGAGACCGCACGGCGCTACGCCGATCTCGTTCGCGAGTCCGACGCAGTCTTCGTCAAAGGCGCACTCGGCGTCTTCGAGGACGAACGCTTTGCCGATGGCACCGTGTCGGTGCTATCGGCCATCGCTGAAACCGATTGCTTCTCCGTCGTCGGTGGCGGTGACACCTCCCGCGCGATCGGAATGTACGATCTCGAGGAGAAGGACTTCTCGCACGTCTCGGTCGCGGGTGGTGCCTACGTTCGCGCGCTGACCGGCGACTCGCTCGTCGGCATCGACGTCCTCGAGCGTCGGTGA
- a CDS encoding Hsp20/alpha crystallin family protein, producing MRRDDRDEPFDDLFREIERMMNEMMNGADANVDFNSSSNVESGFGMDTHIDIHETEGEIRVVADLPGVAKEHIDLECDGKTLTISAGSEHHQYDERLSLPQRVNEHTASATYNNGVLEVVFEPAEKSSDISLE from the coding sequence ATGCGTCGAGATGACCGCGACGAACCCTTTGACGATCTCTTTCGCGAAATAGAGCGAATGATGAACGAAATGATGAACGGAGCCGATGCGAACGTCGACTTCAACTCCTCGAGTAACGTCGAGAGTGGCTTCGGAATGGACACGCACATCGATATCCACGAAACTGAGGGAGAGATTCGCGTCGTCGCTGATCTTCCCGGCGTCGCAAAAGAACACATCGACCTCGAGTGCGACGGCAAGACACTGACGATTTCGGCCGGAAGCGAGCATCACCAGTACGACGAACGCCTCTCGCTGCCCCAGCGAGTGAACGAGCATACCGCCTCAGCGACGTACAACAACGGCGTCCTCGAGGTCGTCTTCGAACCGGCCGAAAAATCCTCGGATATCAGTCTCGAGTAA
- a CDS encoding sulfatase, whose product MDSSSGRDVESHEPVRNVVLVVLDTARASSVDLSATTDRPRTRSGPPEELPTPTLNRLAADGTAFEHAVATAPWTLPSHASMFTGLYPSEHGTHGDHTYLDPTLRTLPEAFSDAGFRTIGVSNNTWITEEFGFDQGFDDLRKGWQYLQSEADMGAVVRGEDIREKLEATRNRLFDGNPVVNAANILYSEVFKPSGDDGADRSTSWIANWLESRRGDRPFFLFCNFIEPHVEYDPPRAYAERFLPDGASYEEATAIRQDPRAFDCEDYEITEREFDMLRGLYRAELAYVDRQVGRLRNALEDAGEWDDTLFVVCGDHGEHIGEHGFFGHQYNLYDTLIHVPLVLHGGPFTDGGRRDDLVQLLDLPATLLETVDVDDPQLREQWSSRSMHPAARDPPREAVFAEYVAPQPSIDRLEARFGEVPDRVREFDRRLRAVRTAEYKYVRGDDGFERLHDVVDDPFERTDLAANEPERVRSLRGRLENRFEPLESAGSNEAIDMRDGTKERLADLGYL is encoded by the coding sequence ATGGACTCATCCAGCGGACGTGATGTAGAGTCACACGAACCCGTCCGGAACGTCGTTCTGGTCGTTCTCGACACCGCCCGTGCCTCGAGCGTCGATTTGAGCGCCACGACGGACCGACCGCGAACGCGTTCCGGACCACCCGAGGAGTTGCCGACGCCGACGCTGAACCGTCTCGCAGCGGACGGAACGGCGTTTGAGCACGCCGTCGCGACCGCGCCGTGGACGCTACCGTCGCACGCGTCGATGTTTACGGGACTGTACCCATCCGAGCACGGGACTCACGGCGACCACACGTACCTCGATCCGACGCTTCGGACGCTCCCGGAAGCGTTCTCCGATGCCGGGTTTCGAACGATCGGCGTCTCGAACAACACCTGGATCACCGAGGAGTTCGGCTTCGACCAGGGGTTCGACGACCTCCGGAAGGGGTGGCAGTACCTCCAGTCGGAGGCCGATATGGGGGCCGTCGTCCGCGGCGAGGATATCCGCGAGAAACTCGAGGCGACCCGGAACCGACTGTTCGACGGCAACCCGGTCGTTAACGCGGCTAACATCCTCTACAGCGAGGTGTTCAAGCCGTCGGGCGACGACGGGGCGGATCGGTCGACGTCCTGGATCGCGAACTGGCTGGAGAGTCGAAGGGGAGATCGACCCTTCTTCCTGTTCTGTAACTTCATCGAGCCTCACGTCGAGTACGATCCCCCTCGAGCGTACGCCGAGCGGTTCCTTCCCGACGGTGCGAGCTACGAGGAGGCGACGGCGATCCGACAGGACCCCCGTGCGTTCGACTGCGAGGACTACGAGATTACGGAACGGGAGTTCGACATGCTCAGGGGGCTCTACCGTGCCGAGCTCGCCTACGTCGATCGACAGGTCGGTCGCCTCCGAAACGCACTCGAGGACGCTGGCGAGTGGGACGACACCCTGTTCGTCGTCTGTGGCGACCACGGCGAACACATCGGTGAACACGGGTTTTTCGGTCACCAGTACAACCTCTACGACACGCTGATCCATGTCCCGCTCGTCCTCCACGGCGGCCCGTTTACGGACGGCGGTCGCCGGGACGATCTCGTCCAGCTGCTCGACCTCCCGGCGACGCTGCTCGAGACGGTCGACGTCGACGATCCCCAGCTCCGCGAACAGTGGTCGAGTCGGTCGATGCATCCGGCGGCTCGAGACCCGCCACGGGAGGCCGTGTTTGCCGAGTACGTCGCCCCGCAGCCGTCGATCGATCGACTCGAGGCACGCTTTGGCGAGGTGCCGGACCGCGTCCGCGAGTTCGACCGCCGGCTCCGGGCCGTCCGCACAGCCGAGTACAAGTACGTTCGCGGCGACGACGGGTTCGAGCGCCTCCACGACGTGGTGGACGATCCGTTCGAGCGAACCGATCTCGCCGCGAACGAGCCCGAACGGGTGCGGTCACTCCGAGGACGACTGGAGAACCGATTCGAGCCGCTCGAGTCGGCCGGGTCAAACGAGGCGATCGACATGCGCGACGGGACCAAAGAACGGCTCGCGGATCTCGGGTATCTGTGA
- a CDS encoding type II glyceraldehyde-3-phosphate dehydrogenase, which produces MLRVGVNGYGTIGKRVADAIRAQPDMVVCGVAKRSPDYVAVGAAEESYPVYAVDGERTEEFRSIGIDLAGTVDELVDESDVMVDATPSGVGADNRSLYERHDTPALFQGGEDATVAEVSFNARVNYEEATGADYARVVSCNTTGLSRFVAPIEENYGIEKARATLIRRGGDPDQTGRGPINDAVPDPVSIPSHHGPDVQTIFPDLDIDTIGLKVPTTMMHVHAVNVTLEEAPDDVSEIRDRLRAEDRLVLIPEYAGIDGAGTLKDFALDAGRPRGDIWENCIWEESLTLEGSDLYCMQAIHQESDVVPENVDALRALSGHLSGPESRSLTNETLGIGLGRLDGREDLTLDRQTAD; this is translated from the coding sequence ATGTTACGGGTCGGAGTCAACGGATACGGAACCATCGGCAAACGAGTGGCCGATGCGATCCGTGCACAGCCAGATATGGTCGTCTGTGGCGTCGCAAAACGAAGCCCGGACTACGTCGCCGTGGGCGCGGCCGAAGAGAGCTATCCCGTCTACGCCGTCGACGGCGAGCGCACCGAGGAGTTTCGCTCGATCGGAATCGATCTCGCGGGAACCGTCGACGAACTCGTCGACGAAAGCGACGTGATGGTCGATGCGACCCCGTCCGGAGTCGGCGCGGACAACCGATCGCTCTACGAACGCCACGATACTCCTGCACTCTTTCAGGGCGGCGAAGACGCGACGGTTGCCGAAGTGAGTTTCAACGCCCGGGTGAACTACGAGGAGGCGACCGGCGCGGACTACGCGCGCGTCGTCTCCTGTAATACGACCGGCCTCTCCCGGTTCGTTGCCCCGATCGAAGAGAACTACGGCATCGAAAAGGCTCGAGCGACGCTGATCCGGCGCGGCGGCGACCCCGACCAGACGGGACGCGGTCCGATCAACGACGCGGTCCCCGACCCCGTCTCGATCCCCTCACACCACGGCCCCGACGTCCAGACGATCTTTCCGGACCTCGATATCGACACCATCGGGCTGAAAGTCCCGACCACGATGATGCACGTCCACGCGGTCAACGTGACGCTCGAGGAGGCCCCCGACGACGTCTCCGAGATCCGCGATCGACTCCGGGCCGAGGACCGACTCGTGTTGATTCCCGAGTACGCCGGCATCGACGGTGCCGGTACGCTCAAGGACTTCGCGCTCGACGCCGGACGTCCCCGTGGCGACATCTGGGAGAACTGCATCTGGGAGGAATCGCTCACGCTCGAGGGATCGGACCTCTATTGCATGCAGGCGATCCACCAGGAGTCCGACGTCGTTCCCGAAAACGTCGACGCGCTCCGCGCGCTCTCGGGACATCTCTCGGGTCCGGAGAGCAGATCGCTCACGAACGAGACGCTGGGAATCGGCCTCGGCCGCCTCGACGGACGAGAGGATCTGACGCTCGACAGACAGACCGCGGATTAG
- a CDS encoding aminopeptidase, which translates to MSELRSAAETAVEQCLALETDESCVVVTDDERESIGEALYAVASEITDDATLVKYPPGEQHGGEPPAPVAAALAGSDAFLAPTTKSLSHTRARSDATDGGSRGATLPGITESVFVTGLDADYDRILAECERTLECVAGADEVRVTTDRGTDITFEIGNREWFDDTGDVSESGSFSNLPAGEVFVSPESADGRYVVDGTMRPHGLLENETLEFVVEDGLVTEISDDEIREQVEAAAADVDDAAYNLAELGIGTNVGVTDLVGSVLLDEKAAGTVHIAIGDNAGIGGETEAPLHLDGIIRDPRVFVDGEELELPAADRPD; encoded by the coding sequence ATGTCCGAACTGCGTTCTGCCGCCGAGACGGCCGTCGAGCAGTGTCTGGCTCTCGAGACCGACGAATCCTGCGTCGTCGTCACGGACGACGAGCGCGAGTCGATCGGAGAGGCGTTGTACGCCGTCGCGAGCGAGATCACCGACGACGCGACTCTCGTCAAATACCCGCCCGGAGAGCAACACGGCGGCGAACCACCCGCCCCGGTCGCAGCCGCTCTCGCCGGTTCGGACGCCTTTCTCGCGCCCACGACGAAGAGCCTGAGTCACACTCGCGCCCGTTCTGACGCGACGGACGGCGGTAGCCGCGGCGCGACGCTTCCCGGCATCACCGAGTCGGTGTTCGTCACCGGACTCGATGCGGACTACGATCGGATCCTCGCGGAGTGCGAGCGAACGCTCGAGTGCGTCGCCGGAGCCGACGAGGTTCGGGTTACCACGGACCGCGGCACCGACATCACGTTCGAGATCGGTAACCGCGAGTGGTTCGACGACACCGGCGACGTGAGCGAGTCGGGTTCGTTCTCGAACCTCCCGGCGGGCGAGGTGTTCGTCAGTCCCGAATCCGCGGACGGGCGGTACGTCGTCGACGGGACGATGCGACCCCACGGTCTCTTGGAGAACGAAACCCTCGAGTTCGTCGTCGAGGATGGTCTGGTAACCGAGATTTCGGACGACGAGATCCGCGAGCAGGTCGAGGCCGCTGCGGCGGACGTCGACGATGCGGCCTACAACCTCGCGGAACTCGGCATCGGGACGAACGTCGGCGTCACCGATCTCGTCGGCTCGGTCCTCCTCGATGAGAAGGCCGCCGGAACGGTCCACATCGCGATCGGGGACAACGCCGGTATCGGCGGCGAGACGGAGGCCCCCCTGCATCTCGACGGAATCATCCGCGATCCGCGCGTCTTCGTTGACGGCGAGGAACTCGAGTTGCCCGCGGCCGATCGTCCCGACTGA
- the truA gene encoding tRNA pseudouridine(38-40) synthase TruA encodes MSMRAFRIAYDGTEYAGYQRQPDVPTVENAIFDALRSLGVLGSDARKPDGYAAAGRTDAGVSALAQTIGLESPEWLTPRALNGELPGSIRSWASACAPDDFHATHHASRREYTYHLHAPAVDDDRFAAACEALSGPHDVHNLTPDDRNTERSPTLESRRDGDFLVVTVTASGFARELVRRLVSLASAVGSGESPPEKIDRVFAPESLPGHEGIQPAPPEPLVLTDVEYPRLSFEVDPAAAETAREVFDARSVERRARARVARMVADGVQDRGGDSSPRDHH; translated from the coding sequence ATGTCGATGCGAGCGTTCCGGATCGCCTACGACGGCACCGAATACGCGGGCTATCAGCGCCAGCCCGACGTCCCAACCGTCGAGAACGCGATTTTCGACGCGCTCCGATCGCTCGGCGTCCTCGGATCCGACGCGAGAAAACCCGACGGATACGCGGCCGCCGGACGGACCGACGCCGGCGTCTCCGCGCTCGCCCAGACGATCGGACTCGAGTCGCCCGAGTGGCTCACGCCGCGAGCGCTGAACGGCGAACTCCCCGGTTCTATCCGCTCGTGGGCGTCTGCCTGCGCCCCCGACGACTTTCACGCGACCCACCACGCGAGCCGACGGGAGTACACGTATCACCTCCACGCGCCGGCGGTCGACGACGATCGGTTCGCCGCCGCCTGCGAGGCTCTGTCGGGACCTCACGACGTCCACAACCTGACGCCCGACGATCGGAACACCGAGCGCTCACCGACGCTCGAGTCGAGGCGGGACGGCGACTTTCTCGTCGTGACCGTGACCGCGTCCGGCTTCGCCCGCGAACTCGTCCGTCGGCTCGTCTCGCTCGCGAGCGCGGTCGGCTCCGGGGAGTCCCCACCGGAAAAGATCGACCGCGTGTTCGCCCCGGAGTCGCTCCCCGGCCACGAGGGAATCCAGCCCGCCCCGCCGGAGCCGCTCGTGCTGACGGACGTCGAGTACCCTCGGCTCTCCTTCGAGGTCGATCCAGCGGCGGCCGAAACCGCCCGAGAGGTGTTCGATGCGCGCTCGGTCGAACGACGAGCGAGAGCGCGAGTCGCACGGATGGTCGCGGACGGTGTACAGGATCGTGGCGGTGACTCTTCCCCGCGCGATCATCACTGA
- the gap gene encoding type I glyceraldehyde-3-phosphate dehydrogenase, whose protein sequence is MSEHSYSGDNGSSEPLRIGLNGFGRIGRNVLRASLSYDDVEVVAINDVMDNDDMEYLLRYDSVHGRLEDVSRDGDALSVQGREIQLLSERDPAALPWDDLEVDVAFEATGLFRTHDDAAQHLEAGADKVLISAPPKGEKEVQTIVYGVNHDEYDGADVVSNASCTTNSVAPVVKVLDDEFGIESGLLTTVHAYTGTQSLVDGPLAKRRRGRAAAENIIPTSTGAAIATTEVLPQLEGKLDGMAIRVPVPNGSITDLTVDLEADVTEDELAEAIREAADDELAGVLGYTDDEIVSRDIVGLPFSSYVDLESSMVLEDGLVKVLTWYDNEFGFSNRMLDLATYVAAEADSVDAEGAVAP, encoded by the coding sequence ATGAGTGAACATTCATACAGCGGTGATAACGGATCCAGCGAGCCACTGCGAATCGGGCTCAACGGCTTCGGACGGATCGGTCGGAACGTTTTGCGTGCGTCTCTCTCCTACGACGACGTCGAGGTCGTCGCGATCAACGATGTCATGGACAACGACGACATGGAGTATCTCCTTCGGTACGACTCGGTCCACGGCCGACTCGAAGACGTTTCGCGCGACGGCGACGCCCTCTCCGTCCAGGGTCGAGAGATCCAGTTACTCTCCGAGCGCGACCCGGCCGCGTTGCCCTGGGACGACCTCGAGGTCGACGTCGCGTTCGAGGCAACCGGTCTCTTTCGGACGCACGATGACGCCGCCCAGCACCTCGAGGCCGGTGCGGACAAGGTTCTCATCTCCGCTCCGCCGAAAGGGGAAAAGGAAGTCCAGACGATCGTTTACGGTGTCAATCACGACGAGTACGACGGTGCCGACGTCGTCTCGAATGCGTCCTGTACGACGAACTCCGTCGCGCCGGTCGTCAAAGTCCTGGACGACGAGTTCGGCATCGAGTCCGGGCTGCTCACGACGGTTCACGCCTACACCGGCACGCAAAGCCTCGTCGACGGCCCACTGGCCAAACGTCGTCGCGGTCGCGCCGCCGCGGAGAACATCATCCCGACGTCGACCGGTGCTGCGATCGCCACCACCGAAGTCCTCCCCCAGCTCGAGGGTAAACTCGACGGGATGGCGATCCGCGTTCCCGTTCCCAACGGCTCGATTACGGACCTCACCGTCGACCTCGAGGCCGACGTGACCGAAGACGAACTTGCCGAGGCCATCCGCGAAGCGGCCGACGACGAACTCGCCGGCGTGCTCGGCTACACCGACGACGAGATCGTCTCCCGCGATATCGTCGGCCTGCCGTTTTCGTCCTACGTCGACCTCGAGTCCTCGATGGTCCTTGAGGACGGTCTCGTCAAAGTCCTCACCTGGTACGACAACGAGTTCGGCTTCTCCAATCGGATGCTCGATCTGGCTACCTACGTCGCCGCCGAAGCCGACAGCGTCGACGCCGAGGGAGCGGTCGCACCCTGA
- a CDS encoding signal recognition particle protein Srp54, with the protein MVLDDLGSSLRDTLDKLRGKSRLSEEDVEEIVKEIQRSLLSADVDVSLVMELSDSIKERALEEEPPAGTPARDFVLRIVYEELVGLIGESTELPLEEQTILLAGLQGSGKTTSAAKMAWWFSTKGLRPAVIQTDTFRPGAYDQAKEMASRAEVDFYGNPDNDDPVDIAREGLEETSEADVHIVDTAGRHALEDDLIDEIEEIEAVADPDTSLLVLDAAIGQGAKDQAKQFDESVGIDGVVITKLDGTAKGGGALTAVDQTDSSIAFLGTGEEVQDVERFEPDGFISRLLGMGDLGQLAERVERAMAQTDIEEDDWDPEDMLKGNFTLNDMQKQMEAMNNMGPLDQVMDMIPGFGGGIKDQLPDDAMDVTQDRMQTFSVVMDSMTDAEKEYPKAVGASQVERIARGSGTSEDDVRELLQQYKMMEKTIKQFQGMGSDQEMQRMMKQMQQQGGGGGMGGMGPF; encoded by the coding sequence ATGGTACTCGACGATCTCGGGAGTTCGCTGCGGGATACCCTCGACAAACTCCGCGGGAAGTCGCGACTCAGCGAGGAGGACGTCGAGGAGATCGTCAAGGAGATCCAGCGATCGCTGCTCTCCGCCGACGTCGACGTCTCGCTCGTGATGGAGTTGTCGGACAGCATCAAAGAGCGCGCGCTCGAAGAGGAGCCCCCCGCCGGCACTCCCGCGCGCGATTTCGTCCTCCGAATCGTCTACGAGGAACTGGTCGGTCTCATCGGAGAATCGACTGAGTTGCCCCTCGAAGAGCAGACCATCCTCTTGGCGGGGCTGCAGGGATCCGGTAAAACGACCTCCGCCGCCAAGATGGCCTGGTGGTTCTCGACGAAGGGGTTACGACCCGCGGTCATCCAGACCGACACCTTCCGGCCCGGCGCCTACGATCAGGCAAAGGAGATGGCGAGCCGCGCCGAGGTCGACTTCTACGGCAACCCGGACAACGACGATCCGGTCGATATCGCACGCGAGGGGCTCGAGGAGACGAGCGAGGCGGACGTCCACATCGTGGACACCGCGGGTCGCCACGCGTTAGAGGACGACCTGATCGACGAGATCGAAGAGATCGAAGCCGTCGCCGATCCGGACACCTCGTTGCTCGTCCTCGACGCGGCGATCGGCCAGGGTGCAAAGGATCAGGCGAAGCAGTTCGACGAGTCCGTCGGCATCGACGGCGTCGTCATCACGAAACTCGACGGGACCGCAAAGGGTGGCGGTGCGCTGACGGCGGTCGATCAGACCGATTCCTCGATCGCCTTCCTCGGGACCGGCGAAGAGGTCCAGGACGTCGAGCGCTTCGAGCCCGACGGCTTCATCTCGCGGCTGCTCGGGATGGGCGACCTCGGTCAACTCGCAGAGCGCGTCGAGCGCGCGATGGCCCAGACCGACATCGAGGAGGACGACTGGGACCCGGAGGACATGCTGAAGGGGAACTTCACCCTGAACGACATGCAAAAGCAGATGGAGGCGATGAACAACATGGGTCCGCTCGATCAGGTCATGGATATGATCCCCGGTTTCGGCGGCGGGATCAAAGATCAGTTGCCCGACGACGCGATGGACGTCACGCAGGATCGGATGCAGACGTTCAGCGTCGTTATGGATTCGATGACGGACGCCGAAAAGGAGTATCCCAAAGCCGTCGGTGCGAGCCAGGTCGAACGCATCGCCCGCGGCTCCGGAACGAGCGAGGACGACGTCCGCGAACTGCTCCAGCAGTACAAGATGATGGAAAAGACGATCAAGCAGTTCCAGGGAATGGGCTCCGACCAGGAGATGCAGCGGATGATGAAACAGATGCAACAGCAAGGCGGTGGCGGCGGAATGGGCGGCATGGGACCGTTCTGA
- a CDS encoding Hsp20/alpha crystallin family protein yields MSPAPSASTDSFPTQARYDSEDDELIFTVDAFPADIDDVAVAVGSRRLRIRIGPGSETGGVRYERIVTSPPRRTFTDEREAVYNNGVLTVTVGAAGGRDR; encoded by the coding sequence GTGTCCCCCGCACCGTCCGCCTCGACGGACTCGTTTCCGACTCAGGCTCGCTACGACAGCGAGGACGACGAACTGATCTTCACGGTCGACGCCTTCCCGGCCGATATCGACGACGTCGCGGTCGCGGTCGGCTCGAGGCGACTCCGAATTCGGATCGGTCCCGGGAGCGAAACCGGCGGTGTTCGGTACGAGCGAATCGTCACGTCACCGCCACGCCGAACCTTCACCGACGAACGCGAGGCCGTTTACAACAACGGCGTCCTGACCGTCACGGTCGGGGCCGCCGGTGGACGAGACCGATAG
- a CDS encoding DCC1-like thiol-disulfide oxidoreductase family protein — MADATLVFDDDCGFCTWWAEYFDDRSEIRIVGFSDLTPGLRERLPDEYDSCSHFLADGEVHSCGASIEAALVHSGLAGPVTDVVEFLRNFEDYERLRERGYEWSANNRDLLGRFLSKTPPARRTGDET; from the coding sequence ATGGCCGATGCGACGCTCGTCTTCGACGACGACTGCGGCTTCTGTACCTGGTGGGCCGAGTACTTCGACGACCGAAGCGAGATCCGGATCGTCGGATTCAGCGATCTCACGCCCGGGTTGCGCGAGCGGTTGCCCGACGAGTACGACTCCTGTTCGCACTTCCTCGCGGACGGTGAGGTCCACTCGTGTGGCGCGTCCATCGAAGCGGCGCTCGTCCACTCCGGTCTCGCCGGTCCGGTCACGGACGTCGTCGAATTCCTTCGGAACTTCGAGGACTACGAACGGCTTCGCGAACGGGGTTACGAGTGGAGCGCCAACAACCGCGACCTGCTCGGACGGTTTCTCTCGAAAACGCCGCCGGCGAGACGGACGGGAGACGAAACGTAA
- a CDS encoding WD40/YVTN/BNR-like repeat-containing protein codes for MADLDSTIARRDSRRQDGFVPFFRRYTKTWVHAVATAGLTAFGTLTFVHRWFVALALASYVVPPAVLYVQQSGDDVGKVSDDTAETATAANEREISADESESDTHDTRDDETDSQDDEPKETDGPSVRWRSVDFDADATLFDVVITERDVAYAVGAGGIVGTDGGTESWSILLEDGPSASANDLWGADATDDGDAVWVAGNSGAVGRLDVGSGRHTDYTAPREITDNILGVAAGGSAGEETVLLITGSGAVIRGRYRDGGPEWNEPLKPGGGSSLSAVVLVDGSTGYCCDTNDGVFATDDGGESFTRIGPAGADGTLEGVAADDRLEPMVCADDGVVRRFDGSTWTPERVVDGSLSGIDHRNGRTVACDTDGGIHERRSDERSKPPSWEHFDTDAAAVLAVSIGPERSVAVGEGGTVLRRTDSRA; via the coding sequence ATGGCCGATCTCGACTCCACGATCGCTCGTCGCGATAGCCGACGTCAGGACGGATTCGTGCCGTTTTTTCGACGGTACACGAAAACCTGGGTCCACGCCGTCGCGACTGCCGGACTGACGGCGTTCGGAACGTTGACGTTCGTCCACCGCTGGTTCGTCGCCCTCGCGCTCGCCTCGTACGTCGTCCCGCCGGCGGTACTCTACGTCCAGCAATCCGGCGACGACGTCGGGAAGGTATCGGACGACACCGCCGAGACTGCCACGGCGGCAAACGAACGCGAGATAAGCGCCGACGAGTCCGAATCCGACACTCACGACACACGGGACGACGAAACCGACTCCCAGGACGACGAACCAAAGGAAACGGACGGCCCGTCCGTTCGCTGGCGGTCGGTCGATTTCGACGCGGACGCGACGCTGTTCGACGTCGTCATCACCGAACGCGACGTCGCGTACGCCGTCGGAGCGGGCGGGATCGTCGGTACCGATGGCGGGACGGAGTCGTGGTCCATCCTTCTCGAGGACGGCCCGAGCGCGAGTGCGAACGACCTGTGGGGCGCGGACGCGACCGACGACGGCGATGCGGTCTGGGTCGCCGGAAACAGCGGCGCAGTCGGTCGTCTCGACGTCGGTTCGGGTCGTCACACCGACTACACGGCACCGCGAGAGATCACGGATAACATACTCGGAGTCGCCGCCGGCGGCTCCGCCGGCGAGGAAACCGTCCTGCTCATAACCGGATCCGGTGCGGTTATCCGCGGCCGATATCGCGACGGCGGGCCCGAGTGGAACGAGCCGCTGAAACCCGGCGGTGGCTCGAGTCTGAGCGCGGTCGTCCTCGTGGACGGATCGACCGGCTATTGTTGTGACACCAACGACGGCGTCTTCGCGACCGACGACGGCGGGGAGTCGTTCACTCGGATCGGCCCCGCGGGGGCGGACGGGACGCTCGAGGGCGTCGCCGCTGATGACCGTCTCGAGCCGATGGTCTGTGCCGACGACGGCGTCGTCCGCCGCTTCGACGGTTCGACGTGGACTCCGGAACGCGTCGTCGATGGTTCGCTTTCCGGGATCGATCACCGGAACGGACGAACGGTCGCCTGTGACACGGACGGGGGGATCCACGAGCGGCGTTCCGATGAGCGCTCGAAACCGCCGTCCTGGGAGCACTTCGACACCGACGCGGCCGCGGTTCTGGCCGTCTCGATCGGTCCCGAGCGATCGGTCGCCGTCGGAGAGGGCGGAACCGTGCTCCGTCGAACCGACTCTCGAGCGTAG